GCTTCACCCACGGCCTGGATCGGTTGAAGCGTTCCCACTTCACTCTGACCCCAGATCAAGGACACGATTTTGGTTGGAGGTTCGAGCAATCGCTGGAGATGTTGCATCTCGATCTGTCCATCGGCATCGACCGGCCATCGCTCCACCGTCCATCCGCTCTCGGCCAATTGCTGCGCTGCAGCTGCAACGGCCGGGTGTTCCACAGCAGAGATCACCAATCGTCCTGGTGATTCGGTTTTGGCCAGTCCAAGCAGGGCGAGATGGGCAGACTCGGTGGCCCCTGAGCTGAACAGGATCTCTGACCGGTCCGCCCCCAGGCTCTCTCCAATGGAAAGGCGCGCCCGTTCCAGCGACTCAGCCGCATCACAGCCGATGCGATGCAGGCTCGAGGGATTGCCCCAGCTTTCCTGTTGCACCTTGCCCATGCAAGCCATCACGCTCTCTCTCAGGGGAGCTGTGGCACACCCATCCAGGTAAAAGTAGGGGCCTTCAGGGCCTGTCATCGCGATTCAATCGGGACAGGGTTCGCTCTTCGAGGGAATCTCCAGCGAGGTTGATCATCGCGTCGAGCGAAGTGGACGACAAAAATTGTTGAACGCGCGCCTGCGCCTCCTCCCGGAGGCAGTGGTCCGGTTGCTGGCAGGAGTCTTTGCAATCATTTGCGCAGTCCAAGCTGTTCGACACGGGCGCTGATGCTGGGGAGGCATCCCTGGACGATGGTGTTGGTTGTCCAACGGCTTTCCCTGGGATTGGCTGTTGTTGAGATGACCGTTGTTGGGAACCCTGTCCTTGGCCTGGCTGTGGGAGCAATTCAGGATTCAGAACACCATCAAACACGGCGACGGCGGGGCCAGTCATAAACACGGAGCCTTGGGGATCAGGCCAGCTGATCTCAAGTGGCCCCCCTGGAAGTTTCACCGTGGCCTTTGAATTCGACAGGCCGAGCAGCGTGGCGGCAACGAGCGTGGCGCAGGCTCCGGTGCCACAAGCCAGGGTGGGACCTGCTCCGCGCTCCCACACACGGATCTCAAGGGTGTGCTGATCGATCACTTCCAGGAAGTGAACATTCGTTTTGGCTGGAAAAAAAGGATGGACCTCCAGCGCCGATCCCCATGCGTCGAAGGGGATGGTTTGCAGATCTTGCACGGGCACGACCACGTGGGGATTGCCCATTCCCACAGCGGCGAGTTGAAGGCTGCTGCCCTGGAGATCGATCTCTCCTTGCGGAAGTCCAGACGGTCCTGTTGTGAGGGTTGTTGGAATGGCGCCGGGATCTAGAAATGGCTGCCCCATATCGACCCGGATCTGTCCGTCCTCACAGAGTTCGGGGACGATGACGCCTGCCATCGTTTCGGTTCTCCACGTCCGTCCTGGCTGATCCCCATCGCTATCAGCAAGAAAACGGGCTAGACAGCGAATGCCGTTGCCGCACATCTCGGCCTCGCTTCCATCTGCATTGAAAATGCGCATCCGCAGTTCTTCGCCATGCTGTGGGGGCAGGGCCAAAATCAAGCCATCGCCTCCGATTCCAAATCGGCGATCACACAGCTGGCGCACCCAATGGGGATCTGGCTCCGTGATGTTGAGAGGAAGTTGCCCAGCACGGCCTTCCAACAGCACGAAGTCATTGCCTAAACCTTGATACTTGCTGAACTGCAGCATGAAATGTCCGATCCCTCTCTGATCCTATGGAGCCAAGTTCCTTCGATCCGAGCTTGCCCAGCATTCGCTTGCTGCAGACATGGATTCGTGAAGAAAAAATTCTCAGCCTTGAACTCAGCGACGGACGTCGGCTGATTGGAGTGCTGATCTGGCAAGACCAACATTGTTTGGCCCTGCAGCCGTCGGATTCTGATGATCCCGTTTTGATCAGTCGTGCCGCGATGCTCCTGGTCCGTCCGCTGCCCCGGGGCCTTTAAGGAACAGCATTTGTGTCACGATCTGTCCAAATGTTCCCCTGCCGTGACGGCTTCCTCGTCCCCATCCGCCAACGCAGCCTCTACGGCTACTGATCGGTATCAACCCCTTGCGCTCGAAGAGCGATGGCAAGCCCTTTGGAAGGAGAAGCGTCTCTATGAAACGCAGGACCCGAAGCCTGGCCAGAGAGCTTTTTATGCGTTGTCGATGTTTCCCTATCCCTCGGGAACGCTTCACATGGGACATGTCCGTAATTACGTGATTACGGATGTGATTGCCCGGGTGCAACGCATGCGAGGGGATGCGGTGCTTCATCCGATGGGGTGGGATGCTTTTGGCTTACCAGCTGAAAATGCAGCGATCGAACGCCAGATCGAACCCGGCGTTTGGACGGACAGCAACATCGCCCAGATGCGAGGCCAGTTAGGACGCCTGGGCTTGTCGATTGACTGGAAACGTGAGCTGGCAACCTGCCACAACGATTACTACCGCTGGACGCAGTGGCTGTTCCTGGAACTGCATGCGGGCGGACTTGCCTATCAAAGGGATGCCACTGTCAACTGGGATCCGGTGGATCAAACGGTGCTCGCGAATGAGCAAGTGGATGCGGATGGTCGCTCCTGGCGCTCAGGTGCGCTAGTGGAAAAGCGTGACTTGCGCCAATGGTTTTTACGCATCACTGATTACGCCGACGCCCTGCTTGATGATCTCGATCAACTGCAGGGTTGGCCTGAGCGCGTCCGCACCATGCAGGCCAATTGGATTGGCCGTTCGATTGGGGCCGAGATCGATTTTCAAGTGGAGGGCCATTCAGGGACTTCCATCACCGTTTTCACAACGCGACCAGACACGTTGTTTGGAGTGAGCTATCTCGTTTTGGCTCCTGAGCATGCTCTCGTTGATCAACTCACCACAAGCGATGAACGCATCTCGGTGACGGCATTTCGGGTTCTCATGGCCGAATTAAGTCAGGAGGAGCGGACCTCTGATGATCAACCAAAACGCGGTGTTCCCACCGGTGCGGTTGCCATTAATCCAGCCAATGGTGAATCAATTCCTATTTGGATTGCCGATTACGTGCTGGCTGATTACGGAACGGGCGCTGTGATGGGTGTCCCGGCCCATGACGTTCGCGATTTTTCATTCGCTCGCCAACATGAATTGCCCGTTCAACGGGTGATTGAAGTCTCAGGAACCAATGAGCATGTCAATGACGGTGAAGCTTGGACAGGTCCAGGCACCCTGATTCATAGCGCTGGGTTTAGTGGTTTAACGAATGATGAGGCTAAAACTGCGATCACCAATCATGGATCTGAGAACGGTTGGGCGCGAGCGAAACGTCAATACAGGCTTCGCGATTGGTTGATTTCCCGCCAAAGGTATTGGGGATGCCCCATTCCAATTATTCATTGTGATGATTGTGGTGCTGTTCCGGTCCCTCGTGATCAGCTTCCTGTGGAATTACCAACTGGAATTGATCTCAATGGCGCGGGAGGATCTCCCCTCGCTCGCGTAGACGATTGGGTCAATGTGAGCTGTCCTAAATGTGGAAAACCAGCTCGGCGTGAAACCGACACTATGGACACATTCATGTGTTCGTCCTGGTATTACTTGCGCTTTGCAGATCCGCATAATCAAGACCTCCCATTTGATGCAAGCGCGGTTAATCGCTGGTTGCCCGTTCAACAGTATGTGGGGGGAATTGAGCATGCCATTCTTCATTTGTTGTATGCGCGCTTTTTTACGAAGGCACTCAATGATCGCGATTTATTAAAAACAAAGGAACCCTTCGAACGCCTGCTAACCCAAGGCATGGTGCAGGGCACCACCTACCGCAATCCAAGAACAGGGCGCTATGTCTCCCCGGCGGCTGTGAAGGATGAATCCAATCCCCTTGATCCGGATGACGGTGGACCGTTAGAGGTTTTGTTTGAAAAAATGTCCAAATCGAAACACAACGGGGTGGACCCTGCTGCTGTGATCGATCGCTATGGCGCCGATACGGCTCGGATGTTCATTCTCTTCAAAGCGCCCCCTGAAAAGGATTTGGAATGGGATGACGCTGATGTTGAGGGTCAATTTCGCTTCTTACAGCGTCTTTGGCGCCTTGTGGATGCGGAGGTCAACCACGACGCAGCCTCCTCGGCAACAGGTGAATCAGACAGTGACATGCGTCGGGCTGTGCACCAGGCCATCAAGGCTGTTGGCGAGGATCTCAGCGGGGACTTTCAGTTCAATACAGCGATTTCGGAGCTGATGAAGTTGAGCAATGCCCTCTCTTCTGGCTTGGTTCAAGCCTCTACTGGAGTGCGGCAAGAAGCAATGTCAGCGCTCGTTCGTTTGTTGGCGCCATTTGCACCTCATCTGGCCGAGGAGTTTTGGCAACGACTCGGCGGTGAAGACAGCGTTCACCTTCAGCCTTGGCCCGAGCATGACCCGGAGGCCTTGATCATGGATTCCATTGAAGTGGTGATCCAGGTCAAAGGAAAGGTACGGGGCTCGATGTCCGTAGCTGTTGATTGCAGCAAGGATGAACTCGAGCGCCTGGCTCTTGCCAGCGATGTGGCCCAACGCTGGCTGGAAGGCAAGCCGCCAAGGCGCGTCATTGTGGTGCCAGGAAAGCTGGTTAATTTGGTGCCAAGCGCTTAACCGATCAGCGATCAGCCTTTGCTGAAGCGCAGGGAAGCAGGACTGTCCCAGCTTCCCTGTGCCACATATCCACGATCGTTTCCTGTGAGATGACGCAGGATCCAGAAAATGGCTTCTTCGCTGCCGGATCCAATCGCCTTTTGGATATCGACGGCAGATCTCGACACTCCATCAGAGAGAACTTCTTCCACTTGCTTTTGCAAATTGAGAATGGCGGCTGCGGCTTTTTTGCCCGCTTCGACTCCTGGCTGGTGATAAGCATTCACATTTACCAATTCTCCGTAAAAACCAACGGCCCGCTCAAACAAGGCGATCAACGCTCCGAGTCGGCGCGCGTCAAAGCGCCGCATGCTGATGCTCAAGCTTTGCCGCCCTCCTTCCGTGAGTGCTGAACGCGTTCCTTGCAAGAACCCATCGAGGAAATCTCCAGGACGCTCCCCCTCGATCGAAGGGATGTCATCCACATCACGCAGGACTTCGATGAAGGTCACGAAAAAATTATCGATGCCATCCCGTAGTTGCTGCACGTAAGCGTGCTGGTCGGTGGATCCCTTATTTCCATACACGGCAATGCCCTGATGCACTTCCTTGCCATCGCGATCAAGACGTTTGCCAAGCGATTCCATGACCAGCTGTTGCAGGTAACGGCTGAAAACCTCTAAGCGATCTCGGTAGGGGAGCACGACCATGTCCCGTTTGCCTTTGCCTTCGCCCGCGGCATACCAGGCCGCTGCCATCAAAGCTGCTGGATTGCGGCGGACGTCTGGACAGCGAGTGGCTTCATCCATCTGGGCGGCACCCGCCAAGAAACCACGGATGTCGCACCCGATCAAAGCGCCTGGAAGTAACCCGACAGCACTCGTGATGCTTGTGCGACCACCAATCCAGTCGAACATGTCAAAACGCTGGAGCCAGTTCTCTTTTTCCGCCTGCTGATCGAGCTTGCTGCCCGCCATGGTGACCACAACCGCTTGCCCTGGCCAAATGCCACCATGAGCTTCCAGACGGTGTCTGGCCTGCTCCATACCTAGGTGGGGTTCGGGTGTTCCCCCCGACTTGCTGACGGTGATCACCAGCGTTGTACGGAGACGTTCACCGAGCGCTGCAAGAACTCGGCTCATGCCATTGGGATCCACGTTGTCAAAAAAGTGGAACGGCAGGCCTACGCCATGGTCTTGAAGAGCACGAACCATAAGCAAAGGACCGAGGGCACTGCCGCCAATCCCGATCCAAAGAACATCCGTAAAAGGCTGGCCGTTGGGGGCCTGAATGGATCCCGCAATGATCGCCTTGCCGAATTGATCGATGGCATCGATTTCAGCGGAGATGCTCTCGCCAACCTGCTGTTCCGGCGCTAGCTGCGGCTGACGTAACCAATAGTGGCCCACCTGACGTTGTTCATCGACGTTGGCAATCGCACCTCCCTCCAACTCCTCCATCGCCTTGAAGGCTTGTTCCAGACGGGGGGTGAGCGTCTCGAGAGCAGAACTGTTGAGATGCATTCGACTGACATCGAGCCAGAGGCCGAGATCGTCGTGATACCAAAGCAAATCGCAAAAGCGTTGCCACTGGGTCTGGCTATCGATGGCGCTGAAATCCGGGAAGCTCATCTCTGGCGGAGAACCTTCATCCCTGAACCTATCCGTGATTGTCCGAGATGCCCACGAATTGGAATATCGCGGTTATTCTCTCGTCAGAATTGTTGACGGTGTTTGGTGAGTCTTTTGGGACGACAGGTTGCTGCCATAGCGGGAGTTCTGGGCTTCATCTGTTTGTCCATTGCTCACCTTCGCAGCACGGCGAGCCTGCCATTGGTTGATGCTGAGATCCAGGCGCCGTTCATGCAGGAAGATCCCAGTGTCTTCAGCCCAGAAGAGTTGTTGCTGTTGCAGGGTCGTTTTGGTGTGCATGGCCCCCAGACCCGACTTGCTCAGTTGTTCACGCGGGGCATGGACCAATTCCAGCCTCTGCGCACTCAAACGGTGAACCGGCTTCAAGCACTGAAGCCAGTCATTAAGAGGGAATCCCGCCACCATCGCGTGAATCCGATGCTGGTCACGGCGATCTTGTTTGATGAAATTCAGCATTCCAAGCCAGGAGAGGATTTGCCTTTCGTTGTGCATTCCGGTTTTGTGTCAACGCACGGCCCTGCTCAACTAGGAATCAGTGAGTTGATCCATCAAGGTCGGCTTCCCTTGCAACCATCCAAAGCCGAAATTGCTGAAGCTAGAAATTTATTAATGAATTCCGAAGCCAATGTGGAATTGCTTGCAGCAAAAATAGCTCGTCTGAAAAAAAAACTAGGCCTTTCTCCTGATCAAGTTTTAATCGCGAGTCGTTCGTATGTTGATGCCAAGGCGATTGCCACTTTGGCCTACCTCCATAACGGCAAACTTGATTATCCCAGGCGTGTGTTGCGCTACATGCAAGATCCTGAGTTGCACGGCCTGATCTTTTCGGAGCAGCGGCCGGCGACTCAGCCTTTGATTTAGGCATTGTTTTTAGAGTTATCTTTTATCGCATATTGCGTTTGGTTTATCGCGTATTGCGTTTGGCGATGAAGCTCCACCTTTCTGGATTTCTGCTGCGGTGCTAGGGGCAAAGAGCTTTTAATGCGGCTAGGCGAGTTTGCAGTTCCTGCCAATCAAAACTCCTTGGATCACCGCGTTCACCACCAAGATCAACATGGCGATGGGTCGTAATGGCTGCTGGAGTAAAGCCAAAACGATCGATCCAGTCTTTCAGGACAAGGGCTAGGGAGTCATATTGAGCTGAGGAGTATCCGCTATGGCTAGACCGGCTATTTCTGCCATCTTGAGGCGTTTCTAGGCTTAGGTGAAGCGCAAAGTTATTCACTGAGCCTCTGATTTTTGCATTGGTGACGGCCCATTCGCCCAGAAATGCTGAATATCCCGCTCCATAGGCGCGTTTGAGTGGATCAACGAGATCAACAATTTTTCCATCAAGACCAATCACTGTGTGATAACTCACTTGATCTGCATCTCTGGGATGGGGGGTAATAAAGGTATTCACAGCCGATTGCAGCGAGTACACCGTTTCATGGAGGACAACGACGCGGGGATCTGGATTGAGAGCGACTCCCCAGGGATTCACCCTGAAGCGTTCTCCGAAATTCGTGGGATCTGTTGCTACGGACACCCGCCGTTGTTTGAGTGTGTGCTGTTGTGCTTGCAGACGGTTTGTGACCTTGGAGTCAAAACCTGAACATTGTTTCGCTAAGGGTGAAGACCAGGAGATCGCCCTGGGGGGTTGAGGTTGTCTTGTTTGCTCAGATTTTGTACCCTCTCGTTTCGCCTCGCTGCCGACTTCGTCAAGAAGATCGAGAAGGGACGGACTGCTGGCTTTCAAGGCACCACTTTGATCATTGCTCAACCAAGCCAGAGCACCCATCCCAAGAACCAGGGTGCCGCTACAAAGAATCAGAGTCGCACCACGATGCTGGAGGTGAGACTGCAGACGCTTCCAGATTCCAGTCACACGATTGAAAACCATCGATCACGCAATTCTTTTTGTGATGACGAAGCACCAGAGTCCCAGCTGATCTCCCAGCGCTCCACGATTGGATCCTTTTTCTTCAGAATTGTGGAGCCAAGACGTCCGCGACGTGCGTACAGAACGGGGATCTGTTCTGGACCTTGAAGCAATGCTTGCCAATGCTCAAGCCCCCTTAAACGCCAATCATGCGCTCCGATCAGTTCGTCGCCTGGCACCAGCCCTGCTTGTTCGGCAGGACCATCAGGATTCACTTTGTTGATCAACAGTCGACCTTTTTGTTTGGAAAGTTGCATGCCGACGTCGGCATGTTTCGAGTGAATCGCAACGGCCTGAAGTCCCAGGGCGTTCAGGCAGTCGTGAATTGGAACGGCCATCGTCTTTTCAAGCCAGGTTGGTAAAACTTTGGCTAGTGATTTGTTATGTGCTTCTACAGCCTCCAGTAGGTCGGTTGGCTCATAGCCCTTGCCATGACGTCCGAAGCGCTGCCACAGATCTCGAAGAACGAAGGCGAGAGCCGATCCCGACTGCCTTAGCTGAACATCAAGGCAAAATGAGAGAACAGTTCCGAGGCGATAATAACTAATTTGGGAGAGAGAATTTGCAGGTGTTTGCTTATAAAGCCTCAGCCATGCTTCTCTTGAACTATCAGCCAAAGATTGAATCTTGCATCCCGGATTCAGGAGCACATGAGAAATATCTTTTCCTAAATCATCGAGGAACGTCTGTCGATCAGATTTAGCTGCTAAAAGTGATAGGGTGAGATCAAAATAACTGGTAATCCCTTCACCAAACCAAAGCCCATCGCTGATTTCAGCTTTGTCGTATCGATAGGGAACATAGGCGCCTGGGCGAAGTCTGCGAACATTCCATTGGTGAAAGTATTCATGGCCAATCAATTGCAGGAGCTGCCGGTAGCCATCCTTTTTGGTTAACGCTTCCCATGAAAATTGAAGCACTGAGGAATGATCATGCTCTAGTCCTCCGTAGCCTTGATCGAGTAGCTGAATGACGAATTGGTAGCGATCCCCAGCCGGTGGTGGGGTTCCCATCAACGTGCAAGCGGCTTCACAGACGGCCTCAATATCCGCTTCAAAAGTCGAAGGCCAACCCATCGGTGGCTCTCCAATCGTGAGCAATTCATGCGGATGCCCACAGACTGCGAATGGGCGTGAATGAAAGGGGCCGGCGTGCACGGGTGCATCGACGAGCTGGTCGAAATCGTTTGCGTCGTAGCCATCGTCAACCTTTGCCAGGGGGACATGGCCGAACCAACCGCTGGGCAACGACAGCTGGAGATGATGAGGATTCCAGCGTTCTCCATCAATCAGCATCACCACTGCAGGAAGGCACAGGGATGCAAAATCTGGATCGAGGTGATTGGTGCGAACCGTGAGCTGACGCGCTTCCAGCGTGTAGGTCAAGCAAACGGGGTGAAGGGTCTGGAGCTCTGCCGTCCAGCGAGAAGGGGCCACTCGCTTGGTGCAAACCGCACGGCCTGATTGTTGAAACTGAAGACTGTGGAGATGCTGTGCGTGGTCGCGAACGGTGTAAGACCCTGGAGTCCATATCGGCATCAGCCAGGTTTGATGTCGTCCCCGAGGTGTCCACTCGAGTTTCACCCTGAGTTGCTGACGGGCAGGCTCGCAGAGATCGATTGAAATCCTGACACCACCCATCAGCCCATGGCTCTCTCTGCTCCGATTGGGTCTGTCGTTTCGATGGAAGGAACGAAGCCGACTCCCTCTGCGGAGCGCAGGGCCGATCTAAGGGCGTAGGCCCGCAAGATGGTGTTGAGATGGGTTTTATGTCCTACGGAATCTTTGGTTTGACCAAGATCCAACATCAAAGCCAACGATCCATCGGCTTCCCACCTCCAGCCCATTTGCAGGCCGCTGCTGTCTGTGGCGACCAATTCAGCCGGATAGATGTCTTGTCCAAACGCTTTGATCAAGCCGGGACGCTGAACGAGGTAGTGCTCCGCTAACAGAGTTTCCTCAAGAAGCTCGAGGTCTTTGATGACGGTTGGCAGGATGGTCAGATGGGACATGAGCACATGATGCCCGCGCCTTTGAACCTTAGCCACTGTGTGGCTGATTCACTCGATTCAGGTCTTGCGTTGAACTCCCCTTCGATTCAGGAATGGCCAACGTTTCAGCCAGCTCTCCGACTCGGAGTGATGGCATCAGGTAACGGCAGCAATTTTGAGGCGATTCAAGCGTCGATCGCAGCCAACGCTCTGCATGCCGACATTCGCCTTTTAGTGGTCAACAATCAAGGCTGTGGCGCTGAACAGAGAGCCCAACGGCTCAACATTCCATGCCAGTTATTGGATCACCGACAGTTTGAGACAAGAGAGCGGCTTGATCACGCCCTTGTGAAGGCATTTCTTGAGGCAGACGTGGACTTGATTGTGATGGCTGGATGGATGAGGATTGTGACGCCAGTGCTGATTGAAGCCTTCCCCAACAGATTGCTCAATATCCACCCATCCCTTCTCCCCAGCTTTAAAGGCCTCGATGCGGTTGGGCAGGCGCTTGAAGCGTCGGTGCGGATTAGTGGTTGCACGGCCCATCTGGTTCAGGCTGATGTCGATACGGGCCCCGTGATCGCTCAGGCGGCTGTTCCAGTTCTTCCAGATGACAGTCCGGAGTCCTTGGCCATGCGAATTCAAGCCCAGGAGCATCGCATTTTGCCCTGGGCGATCGCTCTTGCAGGAGTGAAGTGGCGCCAGAGGTCAGGGATAAAAGGGAGTGAGTGGTAATCCTGTCGCTTCAGGCAGTCCTGCCATGAGGTTGAGACATTGAATCGCTTGCGCAGCTTGTCCTTTCATCAAGTTGTCAACAGCGCTCATCAGGACAAGTCGTCCCGTTCGGTTGTCTACCTGCACGGATAAAAAGGCACGGTTGGTGTGTTTTGCCCACTTTGTTGCTGGGTACGTTCCCACCGGTAACACTGTGACGCAGGCGTGATGGCGATAAAAACTGTCCAGAACTGTGGTGCAGTCTTCGGCCGTCAGTCCGGGATCGCGTAACCGGGCATAGACGGTTGAGAGCAGTCCTCGCACCATCGGCACGAGATGAGGTGTGAACTGCAGCTGGATCGCACATCCGGCAATCTCACTAGCCATCTGCTCAATTTCTGAGGTGTGGCGATGGCCGACGACGCCGTAAGGACAGATCGATTCAGAGCCTTCTGCCAGGAGCAGATGTTCCTTTGCCGCGCGTCCTCCACCCGATGTGCCCGTTTTCGCATCAATGATCACCCCGTCCTGTTCGATCAATCCTTGTTTGAGGAAGGGCAGGAGTGGAAGCAGGCTCGTGGTGGGAAAGCAGCCCGGTGCTGCGACCAATCGAGCTGAAGCAATGGCAGGGGCATTCCACTCAGGCAACCCATACACCGCCTCAGAACAGAGTTCGCTATCCGTCCGCTTACAAGAGCGAGCTTCCTGGGCGTAGACCTCCGACCACTGGTCGAGCGAGCGGTAGCGGTAATCGGCGGAGAGATCCACGACCCGAACGCCTCGTTCCAGAAGCTCAGGAACCAGGCCACTTGCCAGTCCATTGGGAAGGCTGAGCAAGGCCACATCAGCACGTTCGGCAATTCTTGCGGGCTCAGGCGTCTCCACCAGGGGATCATCCGGCAAGGGCAAAAACGGGCAAAGCTCGCTCCAACGCTTGCCAGCACTGCGTTCTCCGCCGAGAAAGCCGACGACAAAATCAGGATGGCCCTGCAACAGCCTCAGGCTTTGCAAGCCCCCATAACCGGATGCTCCGATGACCGCAACTCGATTGATCGCCATGAACGGAGCAGATTGATCGGCTGATCGTACTGGCGTCGATCATGATGAGAGCTTGTTGGATACCTAGAACGCTGAGCCATTCAGCCGAAGCTGCCGAGGGCATGGATCCGATCTTTGACTCCATCCCTGACGCCCTCAACGCCATCCGTAATGGCGAGTGCGTTGTTGTGGTCGATGACGAACGCCGCGAAAACGAAGGAGATTTGATTTGTGCGTCGCAGTTTGCGACGCCAGAGCAGATCAATTTCATGGCCAAAGAGGCCCGGGGCTTGATCTGTCTCGCGATCGAAGGAGATCGTCTCGATGCCCTCGACCTCCCCTTGATGGTCGATCGGAACACCGATGAAAATCAGACGGCGTTCACGGTGAGTATCGATGCCGGGCCAGAGCATGGCGTCTCGACCGGAATTTCTGCGGAGGACCGCTCTCGCACGATTCAAGTTGTGCTTCGGGCTGATGCGAAACCATCCGATCTCAGGCGTCCAGGTCATGTGTTTCCGCTGAGGGCCCGTTCTGGAGGGGTGCTTAAGCGGGCAGGACATACGGAAGCTGCTGTTGATCTTGCCCAGCTCGCTGGACTGATTCCATCGGGGGTGATTTGTGAAATTCAGAATTCCGATGGGTCGATGGCCCGTCTGCCAGAACTTCAGGACTACGCGAAACAATTTGGATTGCGGCTGATCAGCATTGCTGACCTCATCAGCTACAGGCTGCAGAACGAACGTTTCGTGCGTCGACATGCTCAGGCTGTGATGCCCAGTCAGTTCGGACAGTTCCAGGCGATCGGATTTCGCAATGAACTGGACAACAGTGAGCATGTTGCTCTGGTGAAAGGAGTCCCTGGGCAATTGCAAGAACCTGTTTTGGTTCGTATGCACTCGGAGTGCCTCACGGGTGATGCCTTTGGTTCTCTGCGTTGTGACTGCAGACCACAACTTGAGGCCGCGTTATCGCAAATCGAGCAGGAGGGTGAAGGCGTTGTTGTGTATTTAAGGCAAGAAGGCCGTGGGATTGGCCTGATCAATAAGTTGAAGGCCTATAGCCTCCAAGACGGAGGTCTCGACACCGTCGAAGCGAACGAGAAGCTTGGATTTGGAGCAGATCTGCGCAATTACGGAGTGGGTGCTCAAATTCTGGGTGATCTGGGGATTCATCGCCTGAGGCTCCTGACCAACAATCCACGAAAAATTGCAGGACTTGGTGGCTATGGGCTGGAAGTGGTCAGTCGAATTCCTCTAATCATTAATCCGGGCGATTATAATGCGAATTATTTAGCCACAAAGCGCGACAAATTGGGGCACCTGTTTAATGAAAAAAACGCAACAAATGTTGTAACTCTAGCCTGGGATTGTGGTGAAGATCTGATCGCTGAGTTGCCGGATCTTCTGTATAGAGCTGAGATGTTGGCTTCAAAATTAAGCTTTAGCCTCCTTCCAGAACAAACACCAAGGCTGCTTGCGCTCTGGGAACGACCTCAATTTGTTTGGGCTGTTTCAGGCGAAACAGCGGCGATTGAGCAGTT
This portion of the Synechococcus sp. ROS8604 genome encodes:
- the argC gene encoding N-acetyl-gamma-glutamyl-phosphate reductase; this translates as MAINRVAVIGASGYGGLQSLRLLQGHPDFVVGFLGGERSAGKRWSELCPFLPLPDDPLVETPEPARIAERADVALLSLPNGLASGLVPELLERGVRVVDLSADYRYRSLDQWSEVYAQEARSCKRTDSELCSEAVYGLPEWNAPAIASARLVAAPGCFPTTSLLPLLPFLKQGLIEQDGVIIDAKTGTSGGGRAAKEHLLLAEGSESICPYGVVGHRHTSEIEQMASEIAGCAIQLQFTPHLVPMVRGLLSTVYARLRDPGLTAEDCTTVLDSFYRHHACVTVLPVGTYPATKWAKHTNRAFLSVQVDNRTGRLVLMSAVDNLMKGQAAQAIQCLNLMAGLPEATGLPLTPFYP
- the ribBA gene encoding bifunctional 3,4-dihydroxy-2-butanone-4-phosphate synthase/GTP cyclohydrolase II → MDPIFDSIPDALNAIRNGECVVVVDDERRENEGDLICASQFATPEQINFMAKEARGLICLAIEGDRLDALDLPLMVDRNTDENQTAFTVSIDAGPEHGVSTGISAEDRSRTIQVVLRADAKPSDLRRPGHVFPLRARSGGVLKRAGHTEAAVDLAQLAGLIPSGVICEIQNSDGSMARLPELQDYAKQFGLRLISIADLISYRLQNERFVRRHAQAVMPSQFGQFQAIGFRNELDNSEHVALVKGVPGQLQEPVLVRMHSECLTGDAFGSLRCDCRPQLEAALSQIEQEGEGVVVYLRQEGRGIGLINKLKAYSLQDGGLDTVEANEKLGFGADLRNYGVGAQILGDLGIHRLRLLTNNPRKIAGLGGYGLEVVSRIPLIINPGDYNANYLATKRDKLGHLFNEKNATNVVTLAWDCGEDLIAELPDLLYRAEMLASKLSFSLLPEQTPRLLALWERPQFVWAVSGETAAIEQFLNTLASWPETKRLGLLKTAKAEQRLHPSLQLNREEMDLASLRNNKKNGWSDVSDQPILIHWS
- a CDS encoding M61 family metallopeptidase gives rise to the protein MGGVRISIDLCEPARQQLRVKLEWTPRGRHQTWLMPIWTPGSYTVRDHAQHLHSLQFQQSGRAVCTKRVAPSRWTAELQTLHPVCLTYTLEARQLTVRTNHLDPDFASLCLPAVVMLIDGERWNPHHLQLSLPSGWFGHVPLAKVDDGYDANDFDQLVDAPVHAGPFHSRPFAVCGHPHELLTIGEPPMGWPSTFEADIEAVCEAACTLMGTPPPAGDRYQFVIQLLDQGYGGLEHDHSSVLQFSWEALTKKDGYRQLLQLIGHEYFHQWNVRRLRPGAYVPYRYDKAEISDGLWFGEGITSYFDLTLSLLAAKSDRQTFLDDLGKDISHVLLNPGCKIQSLADSSREAWLRLYKQTPANSLSQISYYRLGTVLSFCLDVQLRQSGSALAFVLRDLWQRFGRHGKGYEPTDLLEAVEAHNKSLAKVLPTWLEKTMAVPIHDCLNALGLQAVAIHSKHADVGMQLSKQKGRLLINKVNPDGPAEQAGLVPGDELIGAHDWRLRGLEHWQALLQGPEQIPVLYARRGRLGSTILKKKDPIVERWEISWDSGASSSQKELRDRWFSIV
- the purN gene encoding phosphoribosylglycinamide formyltransferase is translated as MPAPLNLSHCVADSLDSGLALNSPSIQEWPTFQPALRLGVMASGNGSNFEAIQASIAANALHADIRLLVVNNQGCGAEQRAQRLNIPCQLLDHRQFETRERLDHALVKAFLEADVDLIVMAGWMRIVTPVLIEAFPNRLLNIHPSLLPSFKGLDAVGQALEASVRISGCTAHLVQADVDTGPVIAQAAVPVLPDDSPESLAMRIQAQEHRILPWAIALAGVKWRQRSGIKGSEW
- a CDS encoding DUF1257 domain-containing protein; its protein translation is MSHLTILPTVIKDLELLEETLLAEHYLVQRPGLIKAFGQDIYPAELVATDSSGLQMGWRWEADGSLALMLDLGQTKDSVGHKTHLNTILRAYALRSALRSAEGVGFVPSIETTDPIGAERAMG